One Salinimonas marina DNA segment encodes these proteins:
- a CDS encoding S1/P1 nuclease, whose translation MPVSAKSTLTLTACLVSGLLTSLPALGWGQTGHRVTGAIAERYLSPTASAAVQQLLPNESLAEASTYADEQRSNPSPFWQETTPPFHYVTVPKNKHYHEVGAPQQGDAASALSRFTATLQDPAASQEDKQLALRFIVHIIGDLHQPLHAGNGTDRGGNDVKVRFFWEDSNLHRVWDTQMLAQRDLSFTEWTRWLDAKIAPGDIMQWSTTDPHDWIAESVAIRDTIYPEDANKMSYDYLYEHLPTAKTRLQQAGIRMAQYLNKVFALAQSEKPEA comes from the coding sequence ATGCCTGTGTCTGCAAAATCTACCCTTACACTGACCGCCTGCCTGGTGTCTGGATTACTAACCAGTTTGCCGGCGCTGGGCTGGGGTCAGACCGGTCACCGGGTGACCGGCGCCATCGCCGAGCGTTATCTTAGCCCCACGGCCAGTGCCGCGGTGCAGCAACTTCTGCCCAATGAATCTCTGGCCGAAGCTTCAACCTACGCCGATGAGCAACGTTCTAATCCGTCGCCGTTCTGGCAAGAAACCACGCCGCCGTTTCATTATGTGACAGTGCCTAAAAATAAGCATTATCATGAGGTAGGCGCACCACAGCAAGGTGACGCCGCCTCGGCGTTGTCGCGTTTCACCGCCACCTTGCAGGACCCAGCGGCCAGCCAGGAAGATAAACAACTGGCGCTACGGTTTATTGTCCACATTATTGGCGATTTACATCAGCCGCTGCATGCTGGCAATGGTACCGATCGGGGGGGTAACGATGTCAAAGTTCGGTTTTTCTGGGAAGATTCCAACTTACATCGGGTATGGGACACCCAAATGCTGGCTCAGCGCGATTTATCGTTTACGGAATGGACCCGCTGGCTGGACGCCAAAATAGCCCCCGGCGACATCATGCAGTGGAGCACCACGGATCCCCATGACTGGATAGCCGAAAGTGTGGCCATTCGCGATACCATCTATCCCGAAGATGCCAATAAGATGTCATATGATTATCTTTATGAGCACCTGCCGACAGCGAAAACCCGCTTACAACAAGCGGGCATTCGGATGGCGCAATATCTTAATAAAGTCTTTGCGCTTGCTCAGTCTGAAAAGCCTGAGGCTTAA
- a CDS encoding flavin prenyltransferase UbiX: protein MTDKRITLAITGASGAPYALRLLEMLVYADYQVYVLMSSAAKVVFATEEDLKIPGKPEAAAAFFTERFNARPDQITVCGKEEWFSPVASGSAAPKQMVVCPCSTGTLSAIACGASDNLIERAADVVLKERGQLIMVPREMPLSSLHLENMLKLSQMGVVMMPAAPGFYHQPQSIADLIDFVVARILDHLGVDQQLMARWGYQAHTTKE from the coding sequence ATGACCGATAAACGCATAACTCTGGCTATTACCGGCGCCTCTGGCGCTCCTTATGCCCTGCGTCTGTTAGAAATGTTAGTGTACGCTGACTATCAGGTATACGTACTGATGTCGTCGGCTGCCAAGGTGGTTTTTGCCACCGAAGAAGATTTGAAAATTCCGGGCAAGCCCGAAGCGGCGGCGGCTTTTTTCACTGAACGCTTTAATGCCCGTCCCGATCAGATTACGGTATGTGGCAAAGAAGAATGGTTTTCGCCGGTGGCTTCTGGCTCGGCCGCGCCAAAACAAATGGTGGTCTGCCCCTGCTCGACCGGCACCTTATCGGCCATTGCCTGTGGTGCCAGTGACAATTTGATAGAGCGGGCAGCGGATGTGGTGCTCAAAGAACGCGGCCAGCTGATCATGGTGCCCCGCGAAATGCCCTTATCGTCGCTGCACCTGGAGAATATGCTTAAATTATCGCAAATGGGGGTGGTGATGATGCCGGCCGCACCGGGCTTTTACCATCAGCCACAGTCCATCGCTGATTTAATCGATTTTGTGGTGGCGCGAATTCTGGATCATCTTGGTGTTGATCAACAATTGATGGCCCGGTGGGGCTATCAGGCTCATACAACAAAGGAATAA
- the mpl gene encoding UDP-N-acetylmuramate:L-alanyl-gamma-D-glutamyl-meso-diaminopimelate ligase — MHVHILGICGSFMGGIAAIAKSLGHTVTGSDINVYPPMSTQLEALGITLTEGYDPAQFEPVPDKVIIGNALSRGNPAVEYVLNRNLDYTSGPQWLLENLLHERWVIGVSGTHGKTTTSSMIAWILEDAGLNPGFLIGGVPENFGISARTGDSPFFVIEADEYDSAFFDKRSKFVHYRPKTLIINNLEFDHADIFADLAAIQTQFHHLVRMVPQNGLILSPTQTPAITHTLEQGCWSDQQRLGEDWQAQLLHPDGSAFKVLKHQQVIGEVHWSLVGQHNVDNGIMAIAAAHHAGVQLEDAIAALQRFKNVKRRMETKGQVGGITVYDDFAHHPTAIATTLAGLRNKVGSARILAILEPRSNTMKMGVHKDTLAASWQQADNVLIYEPAGMTWSLTQAAARSQTPARCCNQVQHIIDETLQLARPGDHILVMSNGGFENIHQRLLTALQASHSGESDDR; from the coding sequence ATGCACGTACATATTCTGGGTATCTGTGGCAGCTTTATGGGCGGCATCGCCGCTATTGCCAAATCGCTGGGCCATACCGTAACCGGCTCTGACATCAATGTTTATCCGCCGATGAGCACCCAGCTCGAAGCGCTGGGTATCACCCTGACCGAAGGGTACGATCCGGCCCAGTTTGAGCCGGTTCCCGACAAGGTTATCATCGGCAACGCCTTGTCACGGGGTAACCCGGCGGTGGAATATGTGTTAAACCGCAACCTGGATTACACCAGCGGACCGCAATGGTTGCTTGAAAATCTGTTACACGAGCGCTGGGTTATCGGCGTGTCCGGCACCCACGGTAAAACCACCACCAGCAGCATGATAGCCTGGATTTTAGAAGATGCCGGGTTAAACCCGGGGTTTTTGATTGGCGGCGTTCCGGAAAACTTTGGTATTTCAGCCCGAACCGGTGACAGTCCGTTTTTTGTAATTGAAGCAGACGAATACGACAGCGCCTTTTTCGATAAACGTTCTAAATTTGTGCACTACCGGCCAAAAACGCTCATCATCAATAATCTTGAATTCGACCATGCGGATATCTTTGCCGATTTGGCTGCCATTCAAACCCAGTTTCACCATCTGGTGCGAATGGTACCGCAAAACGGCCTGATCCTGTCTCCCACCCAGACCCCGGCCATCACGCACACCCTGGAACAAGGTTGCTGGAGTGACCAACAACGGCTGGGCGAGGACTGGCAGGCGCAGCTGCTGCATCCTGATGGCAGTGCTTTTAAAGTGCTGAAACACCAGCAGGTTATAGGCGAAGTTCATTGGTCGCTGGTAGGCCAGCATAATGTAGATAATGGCATTATGGCCATTGCCGCGGCGCATCATGCCGGGGTGCAATTAGAAGATGCCATTGCCGCCCTGCAGCGGTTTAAAAATGTAAAACGGCGCATGGAAACCAAAGGTCAGGTGGGCGGTATCACTGTCTATGATGACTTTGCCCACCACCCTACCGCTATTGCGACGACCCTGGCCGGATTGCGTAACAAAGTCGGCTCTGCCCGTATTCTGGCCATTTTAGAGCCGCGCTCCAATACCATGAAAATGGGTGTACACAAAGACACCCTGGCCGCCTCCTGGCAGCAGGCCGATAATGTGCTGATTTATGAGCCAGCGGGCATGACCTGGTCGCTGACCCAGGCTGCCGCGCGCAGTCAGACACCGGCACGCTGCTGCAACCAGGTTCAGCATATCATTGATGAAACCTTGCAACTGGCGCGCCCTGGCGATCATATTCTGGTGATGAGTAACGGCGGGTTTGAAAATATTCATCAGCGCCTGTTAACCGCCTTGCAAGCATCCCACTCAGGAGAGTCCGATGACCGATAA
- the ppa gene encoding inorganic diphosphatase, producing the protein MSLNSVPAGKNVPDEINVIIEIPAHANPVKYEVDKDSGAMFVDRFMATCMHYPVNYGYVNNTLSEDGDPVDVLVMTPFPIHSGSVIKCRPVGVLNMTDESGKDAKVLAVPVDKLSTIYRDVNEITDVPELTKQQIEHFFTHYKDLEPGKWVKIDGWADAAAAKEEIVGSVKRFEQSA; encoded by the coding sequence ATGAGTCTGAACTCTGTACCAGCAGGTAAAAATGTACCTGACGAAATTAATGTCATTATCGAAATTCCGGCCCACGCCAACCCGGTAAAATATGAAGTGGATAAAGACAGCGGCGCGATGTTTGTAGACCGTTTCATGGCCACCTGCATGCACTATCCGGTGAACTATGGTTATGTGAACAACACCTTGTCTGAAGATGGTGACCCGGTGGATGTGCTGGTAATGACTCCCTTTCCTATTCACAGCGGCTCAGTGATCAAATGTCGTCCGGTGGGTGTGTTGAACATGACCGATGAGTCTGGTAAAGATGCTAAAGTCCTGGCAGTGCCGGTTGACAAGCTGTCGACCATCTATCGTGATGTGAATGAGATCACTGATGTACCAGAACTGACCAAACAGCAAATCGAGCATTTCTTTACGCACTATAAAGATCTGGAACCCGGCAAGTGGGTTAAAATCGATGGCTGGGCTGATGCGGCTGCCGCTAAAGAAGAGATTGTGGGCAGCGTGAAACGCTTCGAGCAATCGGCGTAA
- a CDS encoding DUF3299 domain-containing protein yields MLRIKLLILLLVVGVSAPAQAGEPAEVYWEDLVPEGFSELSTRSINHDGSMTQLQPNAPVVQKYDGQRVKVPGFVVPLEGTSELTTEFLLVPYFGACIHVPPPPSNQIVHVTFEEGVAIDDLYDAIWVTGTLSTDGWKGDIATVGYRLTGESVSAF; encoded by the coding sequence ATGTTGCGAATAAAATTATTAATACTGTTGTTGGTGGTGGGCGTCAGTGCCCCGGCGCAGGCCGGTGAGCCAGCAGAAGTGTACTGGGAAGATCTGGTCCCTGAAGGGTTCAGTGAACTTAGCACCCGTTCAATCAATCATGATGGCAGCATGACTCAGCTGCAGCCCAATGCGCCGGTGGTGCAAAAATACGATGGACAACGGGTGAAAGTCCCGGGGTTTGTAGTGCCGTTAGAAGGGACGTCGGAGCTGACCACCGAATTTTTACTGGTGCCTTATTTTGGGGCATGTATTCATGTACCGCCGCCGCCTTCCAATCAGATAGTGCATGTCACCTTTGAAGAAGGGGTGGCCATAGATGATCTGTATGATGCTATCTGGGTCACCGGGACCTTATCAACAGATGGATGGAAAGGCGATATCGCTACGGTAGGCTACCGACTGACCGGAGAGTCTGTGTCCGCCTTTTAA
- a CDS encoding patatin-like phospholipase family protein, with amino-acid sequence MKSALVVEGGAMRGIFAAGVLDVFLAKDCAFDFAIGVSAGATNLSTFAAGIPGLSRTLITEYATRREFFSPLRFIRGGHMTDVHWLWHQARAQLDKQGTHEEATLPVYVGVTNVDTGTCDYLRATTDNINDLMVASCSIPVAYRDQPQIGQHRYVDGGVGDSIPVRKAYEMGARDITVVLSQPLGFSKPSVHSGWLLEKLYGHQPALLQTLLQRPQFYNDTLAFLQNPPADLNLNIVAPPAGFNVKRLTMDRRKLNRGYKHGKIAALRMLRQLRRAA; translated from the coding sequence ATGAAATCAGCACTGGTTGTAGAAGGCGGCGCCATGCGCGGTATTTTTGCCGCGGGTGTTCTGGATGTGTTTTTAGCCAAAGATTGTGCATTTGACTTTGCTATTGGGGTCTCCGCCGGGGCCACCAATCTGTCGACCTTTGCGGCCGGGATCCCCGGTTTAAGCCGCACCCTGATCACCGAATACGCCACTCGCCGGGAATTTTTCAGTCCCTTGCGTTTTATCCGTGGTGGCCACATGACCGATGTGCACTGGTTGTGGCATCAGGCCCGGGCCCAGCTGGACAAGCAGGGCACCCATGAGGAAGCGACATTACCAGTGTATGTGGGGGTGACCAATGTGGATACCGGGACGTGCGATTATCTGCGGGCCACTACGGATAATATTAATGATTTGATGGTCGCCTCCTGCTCCATTCCGGTGGCGTACCGGGATCAGCCACAGATTGGCCAGCACCGGTATGTGGACGGCGGGGTAGGTGATTCAATCCCGGTGCGCAAAGCCTATGAGATGGGTGCCCGCGACATTACCGTGGTGTTGTCACAACCGCTGGGTTTTTCGAAGCCTTCAGTACACTCAGGCTGGTTGCTGGAAAAACTGTACGGTCATCAACCGGCTTTGTTGCAAACCTTGCTGCAACGCCCGCAATTTTACAATGACACGCTGGCCTTTTTACAAAACCCGCCGGCGGATCTGAACCTGAACATCGTGGCGCCACCCGCGGGCTTTAATGTGAAACGGCTGACGATGGATCGCCGCAAACTGAACCGGGGTTACAAGCATGGCAAAATTGCGGCGCTGCGTATGCTAAGACAGTTGCGGCGCGCTGCCTGA
- a CDS encoding 2OG-Fe(II) oxygenase: MYGEQTDFIEVIDDVLPQSLCQDIITQFDQSPNLTAGKTGGGVDLDKKRSVDVSFSDNNEFAPLFQPVMEKTGKALLSYIEKYFFALVGPIGLTVRHPETGEPVKLTGENFEEVGKPNLPNLLNYLFRVGEINAQRYTAGEGGYPYWHSEVFPQLPHNEALHRTLLFMYYLNDVEEGGETDFFYQNRSIKPKAGTMVIAPAFFTHTHRGQIPISNDKYILTSWLLFSRAEHIYTAGA; encoded by the coding sequence ATGTACGGTGAACAAACCGACTTTATTGAAGTGATTGATGATGTGTTGCCCCAGTCCCTGTGTCAGGACATCATCACCCAGTTTGATCAGAGCCCGAACCTGACCGCCGGCAAGACCGGGGGCGGTGTCGATTTGGATAAAAAGCGCAGTGTGGATGTCTCTTTCAGCGATAACAATGAGTTTGCGCCTCTGTTTCAGCCGGTAATGGAAAAAACCGGCAAGGCCTTACTCAGTTACATCGAAAAATATTTTTTTGCGTTAGTCGGGCCCATTGGTCTGACCGTACGCCATCCTGAAACCGGCGAGCCGGTAAAGCTCACGGGCGAGAATTTCGAGGAAGTAGGAAAACCCAATTTGCCTAACCTGCTGAATTACCTGTTTCGGGTGGGCGAGATAAATGCGCAGCGCTATACAGCCGGTGAAGGCGGTTATCCTTACTGGCACTCTGAAGTGTTTCCTCAGCTGCCACATAACGAAGCTCTGCATCGCACATTGTTGTTTATGTATTACCTCAACGATGTGGAAGAAGGCGGAGAAACTGACTTTTTTTACCAGAACCGGTCAATCAAACCTAAAGCCGGGACCATGGTGATTGCACCAGCCTTTTTCACCCATACCCATCGCGGCCAGATCCCCATAAGTAACGACAAATATATTCTCACCTCGTGGTTACTGTTCAGCCGGGCCGAACATATCTATACCGCGGGCGCGTAA
- a CDS encoding acyl-CoA thioesterase, producing MTDNTPLETTFDVRFCETDALGHVGNTTLVEWFEAGRDPIFRFFTPELDLTNWPLILASYHVDFHAQLFYGKAVTIKTYISRVGKSSFETLQEAWQNGVKCATGTTTLVHFDFKTQRSAPISDDVKTQLMAHFREQ from the coding sequence ATGACTGATAACACGCCTTTAGAAACTACTTTTGATGTTCGTTTTTGTGAAACTGATGCCCTGGGGCACGTGGGCAATACCACGTTGGTAGAGTGGTTTGAAGCAGGGCGCGATCCGATTTTTCGTTTTTTCACTCCTGAGCTGGACCTGACCAACTGGCCGCTGATCCTGGCCAGCTATCATGTCGATTTTCACGCGCAGTTGTTTTATGGCAAAGCAGTAACCATTAAAACCTATATCAGCCGGGTGGGGAAAAGCTCGTTTGAAACCCTGCAGGAAGCCTGGCAAAACGGGGTTAAATGCGCCACCGGCACCACCACTCTGGTGCATTTCGATTTTAAAACCCAGCGCTCGGCGCCAATTTCTGATGACGTCAAAACCCAACTGATGGCACATTTTAGGGAACAGTAA
- the uvrA gene encoding excinuclease ABC subunit UvrA has protein sequence MDKIEIRGARTHNLKNVDLTIPRDKLVVITGLSGSGKSSLAFDTLYAEGQRRYVESLSAYARQFLSMMEKPDVDHIEGLSPAISIEQKSTSHNPRSTVGTITEIYDYLRLMFARVGTPRCPDHDVPLDAQTISQMVDKVLAMPEGSKLMLLAPVISDRKGEHVKMLQNLASQGFIRARIDGEVCDLSDPPELDLHKKHTIEVVVDRFKVRDDLQLRLAESFETALELSGGNAKIADMDDPDAPETVFSANFACPHCGYSLSELEPRLFSFNNPAGACPTCDGLGTRQFFDPTRILTNDELSLSGGAIRGWDKRSYYYFQMLQAVAEHYDFDLTKPFGELSKKAQDIVLYGSKGKSLKFKYINDRGDIMERKHPFEGVIPNMERRYRETESNAVREELAKYLAQQPCDTCGGSRLREEARNVFIQDTNLPKIAGMSIADAFDFFDSLDLVGQKAQIAEKILKEIQDRLTFLINVGLNYLSLSRSADTLSGGEAQRIRLASQIGAGLVGVMYVLDEPSIGLHQRDNERLLKTLTRLRDLGNTVLVVEHDEDAIREADFVIDIGPGAGMHGGEVIAAGSLDDILNCEDSLTGKYLSGKERIEIPSPRTPAQKDKWVTLEGATGNNLQDVTLNIPAGLMTCVTGVSGSGKSTLINDTFYRIAQRELNNATANEPAAHRSMSGLELLDKVVDIDQSPIGRTPRSNPATYAGIFTPIRELFAGTQEARSRGYKPGRFSFNVKGGRCEACQGDGVIKVEMHFLPDVYVPCDVCKGKRYNRETLEIQYKGKNINEVLSMTVEEAREFFDPIPAIARKLQTLTDVGLAYIKLGQAATTLSGGEAQRVKLARELSKRDTGQTLYILDEPTTGLHFADIKQLLAVLHRLRDHGNTVVVIEHNLDVIKTADWIVDLGPEGGSGGGLIIAEGTPEEVAEEPASHTGRFLKPLLTQSR, from the coding sequence ATGGATAAAATCGAAATACGTGGTGCCCGCACCCACAATCTGAAGAATGTCGATTTAACAATTCCCAGAGACAAGCTGGTGGTTATTACCGGTTTATCTGGTTCGGGAAAATCCTCCCTCGCCTTCGATACCCTGTATGCAGAAGGTCAGCGCCGGTACGTGGAGTCGTTGTCTGCCTATGCCAGGCAGTTTTTGTCGATGATGGAAAAGCCTGATGTAGACCATATCGAAGGTTTGTCGCCAGCGATTTCTATTGAACAAAAATCCACTTCCCACAACCCGCGCTCTACCGTGGGGACCATCACCGAGATCTACGATTATCTGCGTCTGATGTTTGCCCGGGTGGGCACCCCGCGCTGTCCTGATCATGATGTACCATTGGATGCCCAGACCATCAGCCAGATGGTGGACAAAGTACTGGCGATGCCCGAAGGCTCCAAGCTGATGCTGCTGGCCCCGGTTATCTCAGACCGTAAAGGTGAGCATGTTAAAATGCTGCAAAATCTGGCCTCACAAGGCTTTATCCGGGCCCGGATTGATGGTGAAGTCTGTGACCTGTCGGATCCGCCGGAGCTGGATTTACATAAAAAGCACACGATCGAAGTGGTAGTCGACCGTTTTAAGGTACGTGACGATCTGCAGCTACGCCTGGCCGAGTCCTTTGAAACCGCGCTGGAGTTGTCGGGAGGCAATGCAAAGATTGCCGATATGGACGACCCCGATGCACCGGAGACCGTATTTTCGGCAAACTTTGCCTGTCCACACTGTGGCTATAGCCTGAGCGAGCTCGAACCCCGGTTGTTTTCCTTCAACAACCCGGCAGGGGCCTGTCCAACCTGTGATGGTCTGGGGACCCGGCAGTTTTTCGACCCTACCCGCATTCTGACCAATGACGAGCTCAGCTTATCCGGCGGTGCCATCCGCGGCTGGGACAAACGCAGTTATTACTACTTCCAAATGCTGCAGGCTGTGGCCGAACACTATGATTTTGATTTAACTAAGCCATTTGGCGAGCTGAGTAAAAAAGCGCAGGACATTGTGCTGTATGGCTCAAAAGGTAAGTCGCTTAAATTCAAATACATTAATGACCGCGGCGACATTATGGAGCGCAAACATCCATTTGAAGGGGTTATTCCCAACATGGAACGCCGCTACCGTGAAACCGAGTCTAATGCGGTTCGCGAAGAACTGGCTAAATACCTGGCGCAGCAGCCTTGCGATACCTGTGGCGGTTCGCGGTTGCGTGAAGAAGCCCGCAATGTGTTTATCCAGGATACCAATTTGCCCAAAATTGCCGGTATGTCGATTGCGGATGCGTTTGATTTCTTCGACTCTCTGGACTTAGTGGGCCAAAAAGCGCAGATTGCAGAAAAGATCCTCAAAGAGATTCAGGACCGCCTGACCTTTTTGATCAACGTCGGTCTGAATTACCTGAGCTTATCCCGTAGTGCCGATACCTTATCGGGCGGTGAAGCCCAGCGTATCCGACTGGCCAGCCAGATTGGCGCCGGCCTGGTCGGGGTGATGTATGTGTTGGATGAACCTTCCATTGGTCTGCATCAGCGAGACAACGAGCGTCTGCTTAAAACCCTGACCCGCCTGCGGGACTTGGGCAATACCGTGTTGGTGGTAGAACACGATGAAGATGCTATTCGCGAAGCCGATTTTGTGATTGATATTGGTCCGGGTGCGGGCATGCACGGCGGCGAGGTCATTGCCGCAGGCTCATTAGACGACATCCTTAACTGTGAAGACTCACTTACCGGGAAGTACCTTTCTGGCAAAGAGCGCATCGAAATTCCCTCGCCCCGTACGCCGGCCCAAAAAGACAAGTGGGTGACCCTTGAAGGGGCCACCGGCAATAACCTGCAGGATGTTACCCTGAATATTCCGGCAGGCTTGATGACCTGTGTCACCGGAGTCTCCGGCTCAGGTAAATCGACCCTTATCAACGATACCTTTTACCGCATTGCCCAACGCGAGCTGAATAATGCTACGGCCAATGAGCCGGCCGCCCATCGCAGTATGAGTGGCCTCGAGTTGCTGGATAAAGTGGTGGACATCGACCAAAGCCCCATCGGCCGGACGCCGCGCTCTAACCCGGCGACCTATGCCGGAATTTTCACCCCCATCCGTGAGTTGTTCGCCGGCACCCAGGAAGCCCGTTCGCGCGGCTACAAGCCAGGTCGCTTCAGCTTTAATGTAAAAGGCGGACGATGCGAAGCGTGTCAGGGCGATGGCGTCATTAAGGTCGAGATGCACTTTTTACCTGATGTGTATGTGCCCTGTGATGTGTGTAAAGGCAAGCGTTACAATCGCGAGACGCTGGAGATTCAGTACAAAGGTAAAAACATTAATGAAGTGCTGAGTATGACGGTAGAAGAAGCCCGGGAGTTCTTTGATCCCATCCCGGCGATTGCCCGCAAACTGCAGACCTTAACGGATGTGGGGCTGGCGTATATTAAGCTGGGCCAGGCCGCCACCACGCTGTCGGGCGGTGAAGCTCAACGGGTCAAGCTGGCCCGGGAGCTGTCTAAGCGTGATACCGGTCAGACCTTGTACATTCTGGATGAGCCCACTACCGGCCTGCATTTTGCCGATATCAAGCAATTGCTGGCGGTACTGCACCGGCTACGGGATCATGGCAATACCGTGGTGGTCATCGAGCATAATCTGGATGTGATTAAAACAGCGGACTGGATTGTGGACCTGGGGCCTGAAGGCGGCTCAGGGGGTGGACTTATCATTGCCGAAGGGACGCCTGAAGAGGTGGCTGAAGAGCCCGCCTCACATACGGGCCGTTTCCTGAAACCCTTGTTGACTCAGTCCCGTTAA
- a CDS encoding HAD family hydrolase: MKVDLSGYRGIVFDMDGTLLDSMGSHLQAWQQTCEHYGYPFDRAFLHNLGGVPSIATVEILNDKHGLTHAPAEVARYKRDAWMALDHSPTLIEDTMAVFEYYRPTMKIGIGTGADRAQAEKLLAQHGLLARIDALVTSSDVTQGKPHPQTFLNVAKHMGVAPEQCVVFEDTEIGEQAARRAQMDCILVHNGVIQVPDSQG; this comes from the coding sequence ATGAAAGTAGATTTATCAGGCTATCGCGGCATTGTATTTGATATGGACGGCACCTTGCTGGATTCGATGGGTTCGCACTTACAGGCCTGGCAACAAACGTGTGAGCATTACGGGTATCCATTTGACCGTGCTTTTTTGCACAATCTGGGTGGGGTACCCAGTATCGCCACCGTAGAAATTCTGAATGACAAGCATGGTCTGACCCATGCGCCAGCAGAAGTCGCGCGTTACAAACGCGATGCCTGGATGGCACTGGATCATAGCCCAACCTTGATTGAAGATACCATGGCGGTATTTGAGTACTACCGGCCCACGATGAAAATCGGGATAGGCACTGGTGCGGATCGGGCTCAGGCCGAGAAGTTACTCGCCCAGCATGGTCTGCTGGCGCGAATAGATGCGTTGGTCACCTCCAGCGATGTTACCCAGGGCAAGCCGCATCCGCAGACATTTTTAAATGTGGCAAAACATATGGGGGTTGCCCCTGAGCAGTGCGTGGTATTTGAAGATACCGAGATTGGCGAGCAGGCCGCCCGACGGGCACAGATGGATTGTATTTTGGTGCACAATGGCGTGATTCAGGTGCCCGATTCCCAGGGCTAG
- a CDS encoding alpha/beta hydrolase has product MLKGIAVSYPEPVVNIVFFGGNGMTISKSSGLMHQFGKIPANILWVDYQGMGASQKAPGMRMANIKADALQIYDYGKSVFPGNLPTVVHGLSMGSIVASYVASVREVDGLVLDGAINRITDVAQNMVPQWTKYFTYLSVSADLAMVDNADYIRNYHGPLLILAGRDDELTPVAFGRELYDVSPSFNKEIIVVPGARHAENMEHHKVVPRYREFLQSFELYPGY; this is encoded by the coding sequence ATGCTCAAGGGCATCGCGGTGTCGTACCCCGAGCCGGTGGTCAACATTGTGTTTTTTGGCGGCAACGGCATGACCATTTCAAAGTCTTCGGGGCTGATGCACCAGTTTGGTAAAATACCCGCCAACATCCTGTGGGTAGACTACCAGGGAATGGGCGCCAGCCAGAAAGCCCCTGGCATGCGCATGGCCAATATCAAGGCCGACGCCCTGCAAATTTATGATTATGGGAAAAGCGTATTTCCGGGGAATTTACCCACCGTGGTGCATGGCTTATCGATGGGCAGTATTGTGGCCAGCTATGTGGCTTCAGTGCGAGAAGTGGACGGGCTGGTACTCGATGGTGCGATTAACCGGATCACGGATGTGGCCCAGAATATGGTACCGCAATGGACCAAATACTTTACCTATCTGAGTGTGTCTGCCGACCTGGCTATGGTAGATAATGCCGATTACATTCGAAACTATCACGGGCCGCTGCTGATTCTGGCAGGCCGGGATGACGAACTGACCCCGGTAGCATTTGGCCGGGAGCTGTATGATGTGTCCCCCAGCTTCAATAAAGAGATTATTGTGGTGCCGGGTGCACGCCATGCAGAAAATATGGAGCACCACAAAGTGGTGCCCCGCTATCGGGAGTTTTTACAGTCGTTCGAACTGTACCCGGGTTATTGA